GCCGCAGGTTTAGACACCAGCGCCAGCAAAACGCCGAGCACTAAGCCTATGAGGATTTGTTTTACGAGACTACCTTGCGACAGGCGCGCGAGCAGGCCTGAAGTTGATGACTTCATGGAGATTTCCTTAAGTGATATTGCGTCCATCCTGGAACGTACTCTTTGTTACGTTTATGCCCGGATGTAATAAATGTTTGCCTGAGTGAGTATAAGGAAAGATGCGTTGTGGGGAAGCGTAAAATGCTGAAATTTACGTGTCACATCATATTTTTTAACTATTTGTTTACGTATTGCCAGGGGGCGCTACGTTTGCCGGTCCGCAGAACGCGTTTTTGTTGGCCCGGCAGCTATACTGTCGGGCCATGGAGGTTACTGCGCTTGCTGTTTCTTATCGTTTTGATGGTTTACCCATGCGTTAACGAGCAGCGTGACGATCAGGATGCCAAACACCACACCTAACGAGATGGCGATAGGAATATGATAGAAGTCGACAATCAGCATCTTGATACCAATGAACACCAGGATTATCGACAAACCATATTTAAGCATTGAGAAGCGCTCTGCGACACCCGCCAGCAGGAAGTACATCGCACGCAGACCCAGAATCGCGAACAGGTTAGAGGTCAGTACAATGAACGGGTCGGTCGTCACGGCAAAGATAGCCGGAATGCTGTCGACGGCGAAAATGACGTCGCTCAGTTCAACCAGAATCAGTACCAGCATCAGCGGCGTTGCGAACAGCAGACCGTTCTTACGCACGAAGAAATGCTCGTTCTCGATGGTGTCGGTCATGCGCAGATGCCCACGCAGCCAGCGGACTACCGGTCTGTCGCCGATGCCGGACGCATCATCTTTCGCCAGCGCCATTTTTACACCGGTAAACAGCAGGAAGGCACCGAACACATACAGCAGCCACTCGAACTGCGCGATCAGCCAGCTTCCGGTAAAGATCATGATGGTACGCAGTACGATCGCACCCAGTACGCCATAGACCAGCACCCGACGTTGCAGCGCGGGCGGGACAGAGAAGTAGCTGAACAGCATCAGCCAGACAAAGACGTTATCCACCGCCAGTGATTTTTCGATCAAATAACCGGTCAGAAACGCCAGCGCTTGCGGATCGGCAACCGCACGTCCTTGCGTTTGAGCCAGATACCACCAGAATACGGCGTTAAACAATAATGAGAGCGTTACCCAGACCAGGGACCAGATTGCCGCCTGCTTCATTGACATCGTATGTGCTCCACGACGCCCTTGTAGCAGAAGATCAATAGCCAGCATAATCACCACAACGACAGCGAATCCGCCCCATAACAACGGTGTGCCGACAGTATTCATAAAATTTCCTTACACATAAAAAAACGGCTGACGTCAGAAGACGGCAGCCGTTGCTTTTTATATGCATAGACCTCGCCTTCCGGCAAGGTCTCACTTACAACAAAACAGGAATACGACGACGCATTCCTGTTTTGTTGCCCGGTGACCGGATGTGGTTTTTCACACATCGTAATGACGATCCACCGGCAATGAAGTTACTCCCCTTTGCGGGTAACAAAATATGACAGGCCATGCTTCCAGTCAATGGCCTGTTACATCTGTTTTACATTGATTTACGCAGTGGCTGCGGGGTTTTGATCATCCGCTGGGAATACCACCCCTGTCTGGCGACGAATTTCCGTTTGCAGTTTCGCAGTAATGCGGCTGACTTCCAGAGCGGGATGGTTCACCTCATGCGTTTCAACCAAATGTGCAAAGACCTCTGCCTCATAGAGCATAGTATTAATATGCTGAGGTGCAGTGAGATCCTGCGTCTTCCCGCCGCGTGGAATAAAGCAGACTTTCTGACACTCGGCGATTTTCTCAATCACCAGAGAACCCGCTTCTCCCTGAATTTCGCTGGCCAGCACAGAGTCGCTGACTTTGGAGTGCTGCAAGGTCACGCTGAAATCACCGTAATTCAGCACCACGACGCCGTGGGCATCAACGCCGCTTTCCAGCAGGCTGGCAGACGCCTGAACGCTGCAAGGTTCGCCCCAGAGCGCGATGGCGGACGCCAGGCAATAAAAGCCGATATCCATGATCGAGCCATTTGAAAACGCCGGATTAAAGGTGTTGGGGTTTTCACCGTCCAGATAGCGCTGGTAACGCGAGGAGTACTGGCAGTAATTGATCAATGCCTTACGTACTTTCCCCACCTTCGGCAAGGCTTGTTGTAGCAGCAGGAAATTGGGCAGGCTGGCCGTTTTAAAGGCTTCAAAGAGCACGACCTGATTTTCGCGGGCACAGGCGATAGCCGCTTCAACCTCAGCCAGATTCGATGCCAGCGGCTTCTCGCAGATCACATGTTTTTGGTGACTGAGAAAGAGCCGGGTCTGGGAAAAATGCAGTGAGTTCGGGCTGGCAATATAGACCGCATCAATCGCCTCGCTTTTCGCCATGGCGTCCAGCGAGGTAAACAGATGTTCGACGGGATAGTCGTTAGCGAACGTTTGCGCCTGCTCGAGGCTGCGGGAATAGACTGCGGTTAACTTATATTTGCCGGTTTCATGAGCGGCATCGACAAACTGGCGGGTGATCCAGTTTGTGCCAATAACAGCGAAACGTATCATAAACGCCTTCAGGCTCCATAAAGGGATTCTCGCGCCAATGTATCACGCCTTTATGGCAAAGCCAGTGCGCGACTACGCAGTTTCCTTTAACGACAACTGCGTCAGCCACAGGCGGGTATCAAACTCAAGCTGGTGATACTGCGGCTCCATATGACAGCACAACTGGTAGAACGCTTTGTTGTGTTCTTTCTCTTTAAGATGCGCCAGTTCATGGACGACGATCATCCGCAGGAACGGCTCCGGCGCATTGCGAAAAACGCTGGCGACGCGGATCTCCGCCTTCGCTTTCAGCTTTCCACCCTGGACGCGTGAAACGGCGGTATGCAAGCCGAGGGCGTTCTTGAGGACGTGGATCTTATTGTCATACATCACTTTATTGAGCGGTGGCGCATTACGCAGAAACTGGCTTTTCAGATCCTGGGTATACTGCCAGAGCGCCTTATCGGTCGCGAAATCATGCGTTCCCGGATAACGTTTTTCCAGTACGCTGCCCAGCCGCTCTTCGGCAATTAAGGTGCGTACCTGGGAAAGTAAGTTCTCCGGATAGCCCTGCAGATAACTAAGATTGCTCATCAACACTCCATACACTTCATCCTTCAAGCTGCCTGTGTGTTGGCTGCGTTCGTTCACCCCAGTCACTTACTTATGTAAGCTCCTGGGGATTCTCTCTCTTGCCGACTTCATGCAACTTGAATGATTTTGTGTATAAAAAAGGTATACTCACGCACCCTTTTCAGGGATAACGCCAAATTTTACCACTCAGGAGGGCCGATGAGCCACTTAGACAACGGTTTCCGTTCACTCAATCTTAAACGTTTCCCGGAAACGGACGACGTTAACCCGCTTCAGGCGTGGGAAGCGGCGGATGAATATCTGCTGCAACAGTTGGATGACACTGAAATTGTCGGTCCGGTTCTGATCCTGAATGATACCTTCGGAGCGCTGGGTTGCGCACTGGCTGAACACACGCCTTACAGCATCGGTGATTCCTATTTAAGCGAGCTCGCGACGCGCGAAAACCTGCGCCATAACGATA
This Citrobacter enshiensis DNA region includes the following protein-coding sequences:
- a CDS encoding TerC family protein, which codes for MNTVGTPLLWGGFAVVVVIMLAIDLLLQGRRGAHTMSMKQAAIWSLVWVTLSLLFNAVFWWYLAQTQGRAVADPQALAFLTGYLIEKSLAVDNVFVWLMLFSYFSVPPALQRRVLVYGVLGAIVLRTIMIFTGSWLIAQFEWLLYVFGAFLLFTGVKMALAKDDASGIGDRPVVRWLRGHLRMTDTIENEHFFVRKNGLLFATPLMLVLILVELSDVIFAVDSIPAIFAVTTDPFIVLTSNLFAILGLRAMYFLLAGVAERFSMLKYGLSIILVFIGIKMLIVDFYHIPIAISLGVVFGILIVTLLVNAWVNHQNDKKQQAQ
- a CDS encoding Gfo/Idh/MocA family protein, with product MIRFAVIGTNWITRQFVDAAHETGKYKLTAVYSRSLEQAQTFANDYPVEHLFTSLDAMAKSEAIDAVYIASPNSLHFSQTRLFLSHQKHVICEKPLASNLAEVEAAIACARENQVVLFEAFKTASLPNFLLLQQALPKVGKVRKALINYCQYSSRYQRYLDGENPNTFNPAFSNGSIMDIGFYCLASAIALWGEPCSVQASASLLESGVDAHGVVVLNYGDFSVTLQHSKVSDSVLASEIQGEAGSLVIEKIAECQKVCFIPRGGKTQDLTAPQHINTMLYEAEVFAHLVETHEVNHPALEVSRITAKLQTEIRRQTGVVFPADDQNPAATA
- a CDS encoding M48 family metallopeptidase — its product is MSNLSYLQGYPENLLSQVRTLIAEERLGSVLEKRYPGTHDFATDKALWQYTQDLKSQFLRNAPPLNKVMYDNKIHVLKNALGLHTAVSRVQGGKLKAKAEIRVASVFRNAPEPFLRMIVVHELAHLKEKEHNKAFYQLCCHMEPQYHQLEFDTRLWLTQLSLKETA